A single window of Dichotomicrobium thermohalophilum DNA harbors:
- a CDS encoding radical SAM protein, with translation MHGTRDDHLIARKFSDPDRTAKGERRARVALRKLETLWINTGTLCNIECANCYIESSPTNDRLVYFSAADARKVYDEIAELALGTREIGFTGGEPFLNPEMIQMARDALDRGFEVLILTNAMRPMQRPRVKAGLLGLQRDHGARLTIRVSMDHYTADYHDTERGPGSFASTRDGLDWLAQNGFNVSIAGRTMWDEPEPEAREGYARLIAERGWPIDASDPSQLVLFPEMDETADVPEITEACWGILGKSPDSVMCASSRMIVKRKGASEPTVLPCTLLPYDRAFEMGATLRESFGADGGMFENGAVKLCHPHCSKFCVLGGASCSG, from the coding sequence ATGCACGGCACACGGGACGATCACCTCATCGCGCGCAAATTCTCCGACCCGGACCGGACCGCGAAGGGCGAGCGGCGCGCGCGAGTGGCCCTGCGCAAGCTGGAGACGCTGTGGATCAACACCGGCACGCTGTGCAACATCGAATGCGCGAACTGCTACATCGAGTCCAGCCCGACGAATGATCGGCTGGTCTATTTCTCCGCCGCCGACGCGCGCAAGGTCTATGACGAGATCGCCGAACTGGCCCTGGGCACGCGCGAGATCGGCTTTACCGGCGGCGAGCCGTTCCTGAACCCCGAGATGATCCAGATGGCGCGGGACGCGTTGGACCGCGGCTTCGAGGTGCTGATCCTCACCAACGCGATGCGCCCGATGCAGCGCCCACGGGTCAAGGCCGGGCTGCTGGGCCTGCAGCGCGATCACGGCGCGCGGCTGACCATCCGCGTGAGCATGGATCACTACACAGCCGACTATCACGACACCGAGCGCGGCCCCGGTTCGTTCGCGAGCACGCGGGACGGGCTGGATTGGCTGGCGCAAAACGGCTTCAACGTGTCGATCGCCGGGCGCACCATGTGGGACGAGCCGGAGCCGGAGGCGCGCGAGGGCTATGCGCGGCTGATCGCCGAGCGCGGCTGGCCCATCGACGCGAGCGATCCGAGCCAGCTCGTGCTGTTCCCGGAGATGGACGAGACAGCCGATGTGCCGGAAATCACCGAGGCGTGCTGGGGCATTCTCGGGAAATCGCCGGACAGCGTGATGTGCGCGTCAAGCCGGATGATCGTCAAGCGCAAGGGCGCGAGCGAGCCGACCGTGCTGCCCTGCACGCTGCTGCCCTATGATCGCGCTTTCGAGATGGGCGCGACGCTCCGCGAGTCCTTCGGCGCTGATGGCGGGATGTTCGAGAATGGCGCGGTGAAGCTGTGCCACCCGCACTGCAGCAAGTTCTGTGTGCTGGGCGGGGCGAGCTGTTCGGGCTGA
- a CDS encoding 2'-deoxycytidine 5'-triphosphate deaminase, producing the protein MSETTAPLATSGLLPCQEIDRLIAAGHILAEAPIIEEQIQPASLDLRLGRHAWRVRASFLPGERFTVADGLSRFGLHRIDLTDGAVLETGCVYVVPLQEALALPADISAAANPKSSTGRIDVFTRIISDHGRTFDQIPAGYRGPLYAEICPQTFPVLVRTGSRLAQMRFRRGVIDTSDTALAALHDQERLVSTQADIDRGLALSVDLAGGEPGAVIGYRAKRYTGVIDIDVASACAVEDYWEPLHAGREPELVLDPDQFYILASKEAVHVPPTHAAEMIPFNPLVGEFRVHYAGFFDPGFGHDAAGGAGSRVVLEVRSHKVPFMLEDGQIVGRAVYEQLTEVPTRLYGQDIGSHYQAQRLKLSKHFR; encoded by the coding sequence ATGAGTGAAACGACCGCGCCTTTGGCGACGTCGGGGCTGCTGCCCTGTCAGGAGATCGACCGGCTGATCGCAGCCGGGCATATCCTCGCCGAAGCGCCGATCATCGAGGAGCAGATCCAGCCGGCGAGCCTTGACCTGCGCCTCGGCCGCCATGCGTGGCGCGTGCGCGCCAGCTTCCTGCCCGGCGAGCGGTTCACGGTCGCGGACGGGCTGTCGCGCTTCGGCCTGCACCGCATCGACCTGACGGATGGCGCGGTGCTGGAGACCGGCTGCGTCTATGTCGTGCCGCTTCAGGAGGCGCTCGCCCTGCCCGCCGACATCAGCGCGGCCGCCAACCCCAAGAGTTCCACCGGCCGGATCGACGTGTTCACCCGCATCATCTCCGATCACGGCCGCACATTCGACCAGATCCCTGCGGGCTATCGCGGGCCGCTCTACGCGGAAATCTGCCCGCAGACCTTCCCCGTGCTGGTGCGCACCGGTTCGCGGCTGGCACAGATGCGCTTTCGCCGTGGCGTGATTGACACGAGCGACACGGCGCTTGCGGCGCTGCACGACCAGGAGCGACTGGTCTCCACGCAGGCGGACATCGACCGGGGCCTGGCGCTTTCCGTGGATCTCGCGGGCGGAGAACCCGGCGCGGTGATCGGCTATCGCGCCAAGCGCTATACAGGCGTCATTGACATCGACGTGGCCAGCGCCTGCGCCGTCGAGGACTATTGGGAGCCGCTTCATGCCGGCCGGGAGCCGGAGTTGGTGCTGGACCCCGACCAGTTCTACATCCTTGCCTCAAAGGAAGCCGTGCATGTGCCGCCGACCCACGCGGCGGAGATGATCCCGTTCAACCCGCTCGTCGGCGAGTTCCGCGTCCATTACGCCGGCTTCTTCGACCCCGGCTTCGGGCATGATGCGGCGGGCGGCGCGGGCAGCCGCGTGGTGCTTGAAGTGCGCAGCCACAAGGTGCCGTTCATGCTGGAGGATGGGCAGATCGTCGGCCGCGCGGTGTATGAACAGCTGACCGAGGTGCCGACGCGCCTGTATGGCCAGGACATCGGCTCGCACTATCAGGCCCAGCGCCTCAAGCTCTCGAAGCACTTTCGCTGA
- a CDS encoding O-succinylhomoserine sulfhydrylase, with translation MTQSGDETPPGGWRPATTLVHGGTLRSAFGETSEALFLNSGYVYESAEQAEARFSGDAPGYVYSRYANPTITMFEQRMAMLEGAEAARATASGMAAVTSAMLCWLNQGDHVVSARALFGSCRYVVEELLPRFGIESTLVDGRDLSQWRDAIRPNTRALFLESPANPTLDLVDIAGVAEIARTAGARLIVDNVFATPMLQKPMALGADIVIYSTTKHVDGHGRCLGGVVLSDQEFVDEYLGNFLRQTGPCMSPFNAWVMLKGLESLPLRVAQQSETAARLADHLAEAPGILGVSYPGRADHPQHEIARRQMENGGPMVAFRIAGGKAAAFRFMNALQIIKISNNLGDAKSLIAHPATTTHQRLSEDARAELGIGGDLLRLSVGLEDVRDLMADIDQGLRAAHG, from the coding sequence ATGACCCAATCCGGTGACGAGACGCCGCCCGGCGGCTGGCGCCCGGCGACCACGCTGGTGCATGGCGGGACGCTGCGCAGTGCGTTTGGCGAGACGTCCGAGGCCCTGTTCCTCAACTCCGGCTATGTCTACGAGAGCGCGGAGCAGGCCGAGGCACGATTCAGCGGCGACGCGCCGGGCTATGTCTATTCGCGCTACGCCAACCCGACCATCACCATGTTCGAGCAGCGCATGGCGATGCTGGAAGGCGCGGAGGCTGCGCGCGCGACCGCATCGGGCATGGCGGCAGTCACCTCGGCGATGCTCTGCTGGCTCAACCAGGGCGATCATGTCGTCTCCGCGCGGGCGCTGTTCGGCTCCTGCCGGTACGTGGTCGAGGAACTTCTGCCGCGCTTCGGCATCGAGAGTACGTTGGTGGACGGACGGGACCTGAGCCAGTGGCGCGACGCGATCCGCCCGAACACGCGCGCGCTGTTCCTCGAAAGCCCGGCCAACCCGACGCTCGATCTCGTCGATATCGCAGGCGTGGCCGAGATCGCGCGGACGGCGGGGGCGCGGCTGATCGTGGATAACGTCTTCGCCACCCCGATGCTGCAAAAGCCCATGGCGCTGGGCGCGGATATCGTCATCTATTCGACCACCAAGCATGTCGACGGGCATGGCCGCTGCCTCGGTGGCGTCGTCCTCAGCGATCAGGAGTTCGTCGACGAGTACCTGGGCAATTTCCTGCGCCAGACCGGGCCGTGCATGAGCCCGTTCAATGCCTGGGTTATGCTCAAGGGGCTGGAGAGCCTGCCGCTGCGTGTCGCGCAGCAGAGCGAGACAGCGGCGCGGCTCGCCGATCATCTGGCCGAAGCGCCGGGCATCCTTGGCGTGTCCTATCCCGGCCGCGCGGACCATCCGCAGCACGAGATCGCGCGCCGGCAGATGGAGAATGGCGGGCCGATGGTGGCGTTCCGCATCGCAGGCGGCAAGGCGGCGGCCTTCCGCTTCATGAACGCGCTGCAGATCATCAAGATTTCCAACAATCTCGGCGACGCCAAGAGCCTGATCGCGCATCCGGCGACGACCACGCATCAGCGGCTGAGCGAGGACGCGCGCGCCGAACTGGGCATCGGGGGCGATCTCCTGCGCCTGTCCGTCGGGCTGGAGGATGTGCGCGATCTTATGGCCGATATCGATCAGGGCTTGCGCGCGGCCCACGGGTGA